The DNA segment GAAGGTGATGGTAGGGGTGAAGAGGGAAGTGTGGAAGCCTCAGGTGCAAATGGGGTAGATGATGTGGATGGTGCTAACATAGTCTCAGGTGGATGCATAGATCGTCGAGGCTGTCGACCAACTCGCCCATCATCTCGTCTACTACCTCTCCCTCGGCCTCGAATAGGCTGCATCCTAACTGTAGTGGCTGACACAGGTGGGCTCATGGATGGGTATGATGATGTAGGCGACTGACGGAGTGAATGTATGCGATGCTCCTCTCCAATAACATGCAAAATATCAATAACAATCCGATGAATGTTGCCTAATGCACCTGAAGTAGGCCCAACAGATCGACTAGCAATCTCAACCATACCAgtgatctaaaaaaaaaaaaaaaacgttaaacaaacaaaaatgatttttaattaattataatttaataaaccatttataaattaaaaaatcttaccAATAACTGAGTAGCTGCTGTTGTACTATGATACCTCATCTGATCTCTATGGAGAAGGGGTGTGATCAAACGTCGTGTAATACGTCGGTACCACTCCATATATGGATCATGAAACTGCATAACACCCACCATAGGTGGTGCCGTCGCAATACGCTCCTCACAACTACCCCATAAGGTAATATACTGTGCATGGAATGCTCCCCAATCATACTTATGTCGTCCTCGCCTATCCACAGAATGGAGGTCTAGCTCTATGGAACAAGATGGAGGTATCCCTTGTTGAAAGCCAAACTGTCGCAGCACTCGCTCCGGTCGATGCCACTCGACAATGTCAAAGCAAATAAGAGGTGACATCGTCCGCCAAATCTCCTGATCTGCTAGAGATATCGCCGGAAGATGGGCAACTAAGTCTCCCATGTAAGGCTCCCATAAAACCTGTTAAAATCAACATTTGACATTAATACTGAGTACAAGTTTAAATGGTTAACAATATCACATTACATCTTATATGTACCTGGTCATGGGTCTGTGCATCTAACTGGTCTCGATAAAATGTCAACACACGTGATGGGTTTTGAGCCCATGATAAAGGTGCTCTCCACCTACATCCTAACGGATCAGTTGGTAAACCCTCGTGTAACAATGCCTCATCCTGTAATCCATGGTCTAACTGCTCAACTGGTAAATCATTGGCTACATCATGCTCTAAATGCTGGGTTGCTGGAGGGGCTAGTGGTCGACCAAAATCAGGGTGACCCACGTGGAGTCTCTCCCAAGACCACAACTGGAAAAAatgtaacattaaaattttacttaagaAAGGACTTGAGAGAAAAGCATAGGCTGGTTGTAGATTTGTAGGTCGCTCATTGTCTAAACTATTTAATGGTAAGAAGGGTTATTTAATTACCATATTTTAAATGTTGAAGTTCCATAAAATCCTGTTGCATGTAAACCTAAAAAATTCTCCCAGTCTAATAAGAGCTCATAAGTAAATGGGAAAAAGGTTATTTACCCCTATTATTTATACTTGCATGTACTATGTTTAAGTAACATTACAATATATCTATGCACAAAATTAActgtataataaataaaataaataagtcttAATTTTGGGAATATCCACTACTGTTGTTAATTAACATAAGCATGGTTAGGACATGtttaagaacaaaattattataaattagtgAATAAAATTGTGGAAATAGGAATTGGttttcattaaaaaagaaaaaaaaatagaagctttgtttaggaagtgttttaattggaaaatatattatatataatttgagtaTTTAATGCAGCCATGACACacgaaaatgaattttttagggTGTTGAACCACTCGGAAAGGTCTAGTTCTCTATTAAGGAAGGTTGAATTCAACCCAAATATTCATCAGTAGATCCTAACTTAGAGAAAATACAGAtcaattcttaattttattttttgttatttaggataaatattctccttttttattttcaagtgaTCCGAAATTTACAGTAAGATTAAATCTCCTATGGGGTGTCAGGTTCTGAGGACTCTTCCAAAATTCAAGCCTTCACAGAAATCCTTTTCATCACTAGGTTCACGAAGATGCCCAATTGTGAGGAATAAGAAATCTCTTAAAATAAATCTAACCTTGAAAAGTGGAGTActcctattttttctattcctatAAAAAAAGTCACCGCACCTCTTGttcatttttggaattttttacaGTGGTCCCCTCCATTTTTGgatctttaacaaaaaaaaaatccatgcgGCCCCCATTCCATATCCGTTTTCTTACCaaaaaacccttttttctttcaGATAAGCTCACagtcaaaataaaaacaaaaaatcacagtcaaaataaaaacaaaaaatatcaaacacatCTTCACCAAATAGAACCTAAACACAGctataacaacaacaacaacaacttgAAAACCAAAcggatttacaaaaaaaattaaaatttacgaTAAACAGAAAATCTCAGAAATCTTACCTGATCAATGACTTCCAAACTTTGAATTTGAGCCAAGGATGCAAAGCAAGGATGAAACCCTAAAGAGACGAAACCCTAAAAGGAAGAAAGGTAACTGGGAAGGAAGAAAGGTAATTGGGAAAATGAAATTGGGAAAATGAATAAACCTAATTGGGAAAGGGGGAAAAGGTAAAAGGAAAGttaaagccgtagttggtgactatggctttgactgtttttaaaaataatcaaagccgtagtcaccaactactgttttaaacttaaagttaaaatcgtggttggtgactacggttttaactgttttaaaaaaataaaaccgtagttaccaactacggttttatgacgtgGTAATCTATGTGGCACAGACACATTAGATTgtgcattattttataaatgagggtactttatggattttttttttttttaaatgtagtcttttgggtcaaagctcaaaaaaggggggggggggggggggggggaagatCTTGGGAATTGGGGGGGAAGATGGGGGGCAAAATggggagaaaaataaaaagggtgGGGTGTGTGGGAAGAatgggaagagagagaagaaaatggtggggtaaagaaaaaaaaaaaaaagatatcataataataaaataaagcattagtaataaaataaaataataaaagctaTTAAATGGTGAGTGggcaaaaaaatatatgtaattgaaatttaaaattaggcttaaaattaatataaagataaaattgagATAAATTTTGGGGTTTATAAAAACCCAAAATGCAATCAAGCCCAAGTAAACAAAATTCAAACCCAAATACAAAAACGGTTATAGTAGAaattaaagagagaaaaaacttACCCATTTTATGTTGAGAGGTGACCACGAGTGAGAAAAAATGAgatggagaagaaagaaaataaaagaaaaaaaagaaaaaagaagatgatgaaaaagaaagagagaagggagaagaaggagaaaatGGTGGGTGGCCGTTGTGGAAAAAGAGATGGTTAAGGCTTATTTTTTAATGGACGGTGgagatgaaaaaatgaaatttgatgaCTCAGATTGGTTATCTAAAAATGGGTATAAATGGGCTTAGAACTTGGGCCaaaaaatccaacaaaaaaggcctataaaaacatgaaaaatgaaatgggCCGGGCGTAAATGTTAGTGGTCTACAAAAGGGTTTAAAGTGCTTCAAATTCAGGTGATTTAATAACCCTTTTACTTATTAAGCATTTAAAACAATTGCATGGAATaatgaaacaaataatataaaacttGATTTTAACGATtgcaattaaattattatttgttgtaAAACCACGATAAATGCAATGTAagtcaaagtagtagagataaaatatatattactttaacaatatatataatggTAAGAAGGAATCAGAGAAGAGAGTTGAAAGAATGAAAGAcagagagaatgaaagaaagagataattttttttttttacttggagGTACACATTACACCGGATGGAAAACCCTTTTATAAGCTTTCCAAATGACTTTCATTAATATTCCCATTAATGAACATTAATGGAACTCATAAACAACATTAATGAtttccattaatgagtattGATAGAAgtcttaaataatatttaattcacatttattataattaatgtgatGACATTCATTACTTTAATTATAACATTATCGGTTTTATAACCATCATTTTCATGAATGACAACATGATTTTCATTTCCTTAAATTGGACATCATATCTCACCTAACACATTAACTAGGAAGAGACATGCAAAACATATGCTGtcacatatattttttctatcgAATTGAATAATAGTGTTGGTATGCAGAGCGAATATCTCTTTATGTTTGATTGGatataagataagataagtGAAAAGATAACTTATCATATATCATCACCAACCAAACCTaggataaaatataatatcctattttttattctatcatATGTTATATGCCATTGATCAAACATTGCCTTACAACTTTATGACTTTTGTTATCTTAatctaattaaaattgaaatttggatCAAGTTTTAGTGGATTATTAAggctttaataatattttccaaaaacaactcttaaaatcaattctcaattgttttttaaaataatttttttaagaatttagattaaaaaaaattgaattattctctatataaatattgtacaatataattttttaaaaaaatattctctatgatTTCAATTGTTACacactttacaaaaaaaaaagcaaaaaacatttcaaatttattctaaaaattaacatattttaaaaataaattattaaaaaactatcttttattaaaaattattaaacatatttaccGGATTAGAAatatataccaaaaaaaaattaaaattaaaattgaccctcaactttccaaaaattgaaactttgagGAGGGTTGGCGAATTATTATAGTGTTTACTATTTACCATCAATTATTGGTACGTCAACACCTACCATTCTCCAGCAACGGATGGTCAAATCCTCAGTTTTCTGTCGGCAGCCATGTCCAAACATTTATGAATCCCTTGGCTCTctgcaaagaaaaaataaataagtatagtaagttattttattatacaATTTTTGAAAGAAGAATTAAGacgaagaaaataaaataaaataaaagtaaaatgaatttttttaaaaataaaatatatttaaaatcaataaattatttttacatattactttaaatttttatttatttatttaattttttttatataaagattaaatgatttaaaaatataaaaatttcttaataattttaattatatttaactttcttttatattttctatagtaaaattaatataaaaaaattatttttcttaataatttttttttctaatactttTCGAAGCCAAACATAGCGTAAAGATAGAttaaatcattaatatattttcaaaagtcgtttttttaatgattaaaaagtTGTCATAAATggttttcaaattcaaaatttctccttTTCCTTGTCCTTACATAAAATATGATGATGACAAATCTTTAAATAATCCATGGTGTCACATGGGGATGacaccaaaaacaaaatatagacAAATGTATGATATTAGAAATGTTGATCCTTATTAGCTATGCCACAATGTTTCTCCATGGGAGAATGATGGTTGAAAAATGATCATGGGAAAGTTTGTGTTGGAGATGGTTAGATTCCATTATAAATCTAAAGGTCTTGTGATACGTATGTTGTGAGTCGATCTAACCTCATTATATGCCTCCAAATAGTTAAGTCCCATGATGAGTATGTTGATCTAACCTCATTATAAGCCTCCAAATAGTTAAGTCCCATAATGAGTATGGGAAATATAACATCGAACCTTATTATAAAGAAGATTAACTTGACTTCGatgataattgattaatttttataaaaaaatgttttaagttgaaaTTTGTTCAATATTAATAGTTGAatgttatgaaaaaaaaattaaaaaattagaactcTATCACATTTGAAATTGATTGAATAATACAAGGATGCATTAGATTGGTTTgtgataatattataaaaattttgtaatattatCATCCCAATTTGTTTATACCTAATACCTATTTATTATAATAGGTATATAtcaaaagatattaaaattGTAGATTGTTAAACAAGAATTAGtttctatttcaaaatttttaaataataataataataataataataataataataataaaaatatatgattgaT comes from the Vitis vinifera cultivar Pinot Noir 40024 chromosome 12, ASM3070453v1 genome and includes:
- the LOC104880885 gene encoding uncharacterized protein LOC104880885; protein product: MLHFFQLWSWERLHVGHPDFGRPLAPPATQHLEHDVANDLPVEQLDHGLQDEALLHEGLPTDPLGCRWRAPLSWAQNPSRVLTFYRDQLDAQTHDQVLWEPYMGDLVAHLPAISLADQEIWRTMSPLICFDIVEWHRPERVLRQFGFQQGIPPSCSIELDLHSVDRRGRHKYDWGAFHAQYITLWGSCEERIATAPPMVGVMQFHDPYMEWYRRITRRLITPLLHRDQMRYHSTTAATQLLITGMVEIASRSVGPTSGALGNIHRIVIDILHVIGEEHRIHSLRQSPTSSYPSMSPPVSATTVRMQPIRGRGRGSRRDDGRVGRQPRRSMHPPETMLAPSTSSTPFAPEASTLPSSPLPSPSPRLSPLRHVVSDTTLPSPIFPTTKATIPDVTIPETTPLSTSLPSPLPSLEETTTPHVTSPSSLISPLLESTIPDVTIPKTTPLSTSLPSPLPSLEETTTPHVTSPSSLISPLLESTIPDVIAPATITTDVIISSPISPLLDVTISDITVPEITPPSTTLPSPTRLLIETTMHHTFTHVTQLDVCPPRRRRGPRRRRVLPPSAPSQPIHTETWQIAQIDSTEMSLYHRRP